One region of Prunus dulcis unplaced genomic scaffold, ALMONDv2, whole genome shotgun sequence genomic DNA includes:
- the LOC117613713 gene encoding flavonol synthase/flavanone 3-hydroxylase-like yields the protein MEVERVQGLAISGLNELPAKFVRPAHEQPENSKALEGVTVPVISLAQPHDVVVKEVAAAATAWGFFLITDHGIPSPLIQQLQKVGHEFFLLPQKEKEAYANDPANGRFDGYGTKMTKNHDGKVEWIDYFFHLTAPPSKVNYEIWPKNPPSYREVNDQYNKEMQRITDKLLEVVSEGLGLEAKVLKSHLGNEEIELEMKINMYPPCPQPQLALGVEPHTDMSALTLLVSNDVPGLQVWKDDNWVAVNYFPNSVFVHIGDQMEVLSNGKYKSVLHRSLVNKERMRMSWAVFVTPPQEAVIGPLPELLDEKNPAKYSTKTYAEYRHRKFNKLPQ from the exons ATGGAGGTGGAGAGAGTGCAGGGCTTGGCCATCAGCGGGCTGAACGAGCTTCCAGCGAAGTTCGTTCGACCAGCCCATGAGCAGCCCGAGAATAGCAAGGCCCTAGAGGGAGTCACGGTGCCTGTGATCTCCCTCGCTCAGCCTCATGATGTTGTGGTCAAGGAGGTGGCAGCGGCAGCCACTGCATGGGGCTTCTTTCTCATTACTGACCACGGCATACCGTCACCTTTGATCCAGCAATTGCAGAAGGTAGGGCATGAGTTCTTTTTGCTCCCACAGAAGGAGAAAGAGGCCTATGCAAATGACCCAGCCAACGGGAGGTTTGATGGGTATGGGACTAAGATGACCAAGAACCATGACGGGAAGGTCGAGTGGATCGACTATTTTTTCCATCTGACTGCCCCTCCATCTAAGGTCAACTATGAAATCTGGCCTAAGAACCCTCCATCTTACAG GGAAGTGAATGACCAATACAACAAGGAGATGCAAAGAATAACAGACAAGTTACTGGAGGTGGTTTCAGAGGGTCTAGGGCTGGAAGCAAAGGTTCTGAAATCTCATCTGGGAAATGAAGAAATAGAATTGgaaatgaaaatcaacatGTACCCTCCATGCCCACAACCCCAACTGGCCCTAGGAGTTGAGCCTCACACTGACATGTCAGCCCTAACCCTGCTAGTCTCCAATGATGTTCCAGGCCTTCAGGTGTGGAAAGATGACAACTGGGTTGCTGTCAATTACTTTCCAAATTCAGTTTTTGTTCACATTGGTGATCAGATGGAGGTCTTGAGCAATGGCAAGTACAAGAGTGTTCTTCACAGAAGCTTGGTGAACAAGGAACGTATGCGCATGTCGTGGGCTgtttttgttactcctccGCAGGAGGCTGTGATTGGGCCTCTGCCGGAGCTTCTGGACGAGAAAAACCCTGCCAAATACTCAACCAAGACATATGCTGAATACCGACACCGGAAATTCAACAAGCTCCCACAATAG